The following nucleotide sequence is from Hevea brasiliensis isolate MT/VB/25A 57/8 chromosome 7, ASM3005281v1, whole genome shotgun sequence.
ATGAAGTGACAAGAGTCTCCTCCAAATTAgtgatataaaataaaaaagccctcccttttaaatttttaatctcaAAGTGGGCCAAAATTCACCAATGGATTGGACTGTACAAAATGTTAGGTTATTTGAAATATTGGAGGGCCCCCAAATATCAAGGACAGGCAATGAGTTCATTGTTGTTAGGTCACTTGAACCATTCAAGGGCCCTGCCCTCTAAACTTTCAAGTGCCGTACCGGCAGAGTGGCAGTCAACAAATAGTAGGATTCACAAGTGCAGGGTGTGACATTTGATGGAAATTGCCCTGTAATTGTACCCTAGAAAATGGTTTACACCCATCCACCAAACTAATAAGGTGCAACTTAGGCATTTGTTTGAtttgaaaaaagaaaatggactgattataattttaatctaaaagttaGATCAAGAAAAGCAAGTAATTAGAttgttttataaattaaaatgacTAGTCAAGTCAATATTATAATTTAACTATTTATATTTACCtttttatatttatacttttcgatatgaaatttatatcaacACTCTGTTAAAAAAAATTGGTGACTGTTATTTTAAATAGTTGATAGCAAAGGGTTCATGCATGTTCAATGAAGCCAATTTAATAATTGTCTGATTTATATGGGGGAGATCAAATCTATATATCTTGTCTCTTTAACAATGCATAATTGTGAAAATTGGGGAAATTTCAGAATAATTAAGGTTGACATTAGGGTTTGtgaatatatatgtgtgtgtgtgtgtggaagCATTGAGAGAGCTTTTCAAGAAACAACAGCTACAAGATTGGTGGAGAAATATTTGTTTGTCAGCTAGAAGAGGCTGCAAAGAAAGTTCATTAACATTTCTCATCCATGTCATTAGGGTTGTAAATCAATCCTCATAATTCGGTTAATCGAATCAAATCaacaaatattttataacttaaattattaaattataaaaattttataatttataattaaaaataattattttaaaaaaattttacggTGAGATATAGCCCATCCATAATATTCGATCAATTATGTctctattaaatttaaaaaaaaaattatactatctttctctcatctctttaaaaaaaaaaaattaataccaaaaataaaatgaaagaaaaatttgGAAATTTCTCCTTCCCTCTCCTATTCTAGCCTTTGATAAGTAATGCATATGTTTGGTGATGAAAAgggattaaaaaagaaaatgtgAAACCTATGATCTTACTTGAAATTATTATTCTAATGTTTGTTTCACTTTGAAAATGTAATAATGAGAATGAAAACTAAGTCtacatatatttattttaagCTATTATTTTCACCTCAATTTATGTTAATCAAATAGGAAAATGTTCTAAAAAATTTGAATTTCTTAATAAATaccaaagaaaataaaattttattataagaaTTACACCTTCTAACATAGAAATCAGACCTcagtttttttttataaataaacatTGGCTCATAGATATAAGTTAAATCATCTGGACATGGTATGGTCAGACTAATTAATTAAGATGGAACTTGGATAGAGGTCGAATTGAGAAGGGCAAGCTCTATCCGATGCAGACGCAAAACAAGCCATTAGAAAAAGCAAGCAGAATCATCACCGGGAATTACGTTGACATGATACGTTTTCGTAGTGTACGGTTTGGCATTTATTAACTGAATCTCATTTATCATGTTGGAAAATCTCtcatcaccatataaatatgcccCCGATGCCTAAACAAGTAAGTCTTCTACAATTCTCATAATAGTCTAGAGAACCCTGTCTAATTTGAGTGTCGGAGTAGCAATCATTAAGCCGCCAACCTATCTCTTTTTGTGTTTCAAGTAATCCCAAATCAAACCACATCTCTCAACCACTAGAAAATACCAGGCAGCATCACTTATAAAGTGAGTTAACCTGTTAGGTTTATCATAAGTTAGTAGAACATGTTACTACATGAAATTCATTGATCAATTATATATCAAACATTAATATCTTTGTCTTAAGCCTTAATTGGGGAGACTAATCATGTTTAGTGTATGTTGAATATGAGGACAATGAGGGTCCATTAAGTAGATTGTCCACAGTGAATTTCACGTGATTTTTGGTACAATAAATTTGATCAGCTTATCCGAAAGTGATGGTAGCCTCCACCTATGTCGGttcttctccctccattaattAATGCATGGTTTTTTCCATGATTAATCTGCCTCTGAATAATCCAAAAAAACCCCTAATTATGACTTCAACTCATAAATAAAATTAGGGTTAGGTTATTTTGTTCTCTGGGTGTCTTCTAGCAATCTATATAAGTAAAttccatgtatgcaatgcaatgCAATGCTCATAAATTCTTGCTTTTAAGCTTAAAAGAGAATTAGGGCCCCAGAAATCTAGCATGCTTGAAGCTGTTCCCTCATCTCTTAAATTCTAATAAATTCAATCCACCACTAGCTTATTATTTGTCTTCCTAATCCACTATAAGCTTCCAAACAAATGAAAAATACTAATTATATAAGACAAATTAATTAATCACAAATGCAATTATTGTCATATAATTTGCATTACTTTTTCCTTAATTACCATCAAGTAAATTAACAATTTGATTGCATTACAGCCTATTAAACATAACCTCCTAATGCAGaattttgttaaatttcttttACCATTTTAAGTGAATAAAAAAGAAATGGGATTAGTGAATAATTATAATGCAAATATGTGTAAGCATGGATAAAAGGCCATTagaatggaagaagaagagaCAGATCATAATAGATTTAATTAATAGAGAAAATTTAACTAGCCCAACACTTGAATTACATTAGCTTAATTACAgggtaattaactaattaaacaaagttaatgaaggaaggAAGATGTAGCTAGCCACTACAGAGACACAAACTGGATAGAGATATATGGGAAGAGAGAAGAAGTGATGGATTTATAGGTATAGGATTTGCCATAGGAAGGTGTTGCCTGTGCTAGCATTTTCATGCAAAGACAGCAGTGAGACATTGATTTTGACACTTACAAGACCACATTTGTTCACGTAGAATTACTACAAAATTTAGGTCACACTCGATTGCTACACATGTCTAAGTATGTGGGTATGTCCAATTTTCTATATAAGTGATCAATCTTGAAGAGCCTAAACAAATCAACAACCAACACTACTGCTACTGCTCAGATCACAGACCCACAAGGCTTTAGTTTAGATGGCTAAAGTTTCATGCAAGAATCTTCTTCTTGTGGCCTTTTTCTTGCTTTGCTTTGTTTCCATTGGTGCAAGAGGTAATTAATTTCTATTAGCTTCTTTCTTGATTCTTGAATCTTTAAAGTTGGCcaagatttgatgatcatatgcAATTGCAGAGCTATTCCTTTAACAGTTTTTCTCCCTTCTCTTTGCAGGAAGGAGTTTGCGAGTGGCAAAAAACATTAATGAAGTAGAGAAGATCAAGGACCATGAAGATAATTCCTTCACATCCAAAGGAAATGGGGCGCCCCCAGATGCAGAAGAATTACTGGGGATGGACTATACTGGCCCCAAAAAAAATCCTCCAATTCATAATTAAAATGGGAAAATTTTGTCAAGCAACTTCAAGAGTTCCCTCTTACGTTTGACGATTTTGAGCTTTCATCCATAGTTAGATACGTCTaggaagaaaaattaaaatagctagatttttatttatatatatgtatatatataaaatatatatggtTTTATAAACATGGTAGAAGTGTAAACTTGCAAGAACTGATGAATATTGCACTAGGTTCTAGTCTGCATGGAGTCTTTCTGTAAATTAACAGGGGAGTGTTGGCTTGTGACACCTTAATGAGTTACAGAATACAAAAGTACACTATCTTTTTGCTATCTTGGTGAAGCACTACTGTTCAGTACTGGTCTCTGAATCCATAGAAAATCTTGCATTTCTATGCGTGAAATAAACATCTTTTTGCTAATTTTCAtctggaaaaatgaaagaaaatttaatttaagtgcTTAATTACCAATAATACTAAAAATATTTGACCAGAGTTGGCAATAAAAGCCTGAACTTAAGCAGGAGGTTTGAAGTTCAAAACTTGTTCAAAATGGGGTAGGAGAGGCATTGTGGAAAGAGGGAGAGTCGTGCTAAAAAAACATGTCAACAACTGCAAAACATGCAGCTTCTACGGCCTAGGTGATATACAAGTGTGCCACTTTTACTTGCTTGATTTCTCAATTAGATGTACACCTCCGATGTAAAAGAATGACTAGAAAGTCCCAACAGGAAAtgacttgaagagaaagaaagagatgTGTGTACTCTTTCTGGGAATACTATAAGTTCAGTCATGCTGCTAGAGATCATTATGAAACTCCAGTGCCTGGGTTGAAAACAAGGTCTAAAATCAGGTCACTTTCCACAAAACTGCTTAACACCAGTGCGCTGCCCccaacaaattaataaaatattcacaGGTTATGGAATAGAAACAATAGTTTTTTTCAACTTTTGGGTTCTCAAAACACTCTCTCTCTTGCTTTGACAAGAATTTAATGAAAAATAGTGTTGAAAAGTTGGTTTCATTCAATAAGAGGCAACAACACATCTAATCGAGCAATGAATTATAGAATTCTAATAATCAATGTGCAGCTTCTCTAGAGGATTAATGGCATTGACTCTATGACAAGGTGCAAAAATTAAAAACAGATAATTGAAAACTATATATATAGAGCTCAGAGGAGAAGATAATCTTGAGTATAATTGAACATAAGAGTATGCTTAATAGGGTATGTAGGTTCAACAAAAAGCAAACAAGCATAAAGGTATTCATAGTGTATGATACGTGCATGTGTAGGTATATATAAAGGGGAGAGAGGACTGTTTATGGTATGCAATCTTCTGAGAGGTGTACATACCTAATTTCAATTGAACGTACTCATTATAATTTCAAAGAACTACAAAGTTATTGGAAAAACTGTTTCTGTCTCATAACTATCTGTTTTTGAACAAAAAAATCAAGAGTCCCGGCTGCATGTTTTCTTCTTGGCTGCACTTCTTTCTAGAGCACTTTTCTGGTGATAACGAAGGAATCCAGGCGTTTTGTTTGACAGAGGTGGGTGTTAGATGACCTGTAAGGACTCGCTTAGTGCTCGCATTTATTCAGCATTACAGAGCTGAAACTGGTGGTGGTGGTTCCTTTCAATAGAATTTCATGGCATCAAGTGTTTACTTGGAGTTGCAACAGAAGAAGCTGCTGTTGGAAGGATACAATATAGCTTCCACAAGAAGTGGTTACCTTACAAAGAATTTCAGCCTTCTACAATTCTCTCATAGAAGAGCAAGCTAGCCTCCGCAGCTAGCACATCTTTCTCTGAGACACTGGAGACATCAGAATCTGATATACAAAACCACTGAAGATGGGAAGGCTTGAGAATTTCACTGGTATGCTCTTTCAGTTTCTGGGAGCTCACACTTCTATAAACAGTATAATGGCCACCTCCGGCCTTTCCAAAGTGCTCCACAAGAGAAACAAGACGGTATAGCAAAGGTTCTGCAGGAGCTACTGAGGAAGTTTCACTGGCCTGCCAAAAAGAGGAGACACAAACACATCATTTGTTGAAACAACCTTAGAGATTAATCATCCGCCTTAAAGAGCAATTAGAAGCATCACTACCTAATGCATCAAAAGATACTAGGTGGCAATCTTTTCCATATTATAGAACTTAAATACATACAGCATCTTCTTGAATATTCCAAGTATAAGATAACTGGACTTAAAAGTTTCAGTAAAAAATTATCTTTTGCTCAAATAAACGATAAGGGTTACAGGTATCAGCACAGACACCACCTGACAACGCCATAGCTGTGACAGAAAAACTTGGACCAAACTTTTGCGACTATCATACTAAGGTAGCAACTTATAACTATGCAAACTTGGTGCTATTCCAGTCACGAATAGAATCTGCAGCTAAGACTTTGCAGTCAAACTTAGAGAAATAGTTTCCTTGCACTTCATCACAAACTGAGATTCTGAATCAGTGGTGAACAGTCTACAAGGAAATCAAAAGTACATTTTGAAATCAAAGGTGAAAATAAAGCCTAATGGGCCACCTTCCTTCTGTTTCAGCAGGCAAGTATACTTTCACTATAAGCATCAGTTCATAAAACCTTGAAATCAGTAGCTGAAAGAAGTATGAGAGAGAGTTGGAGAAATAATTACATTTGTGGTTTAAAACTCATTTAGTAAATGTGACAATTAATGTGCTACTTTATCACGTAACTTGTAATGCTAGTCAATCAACTTAGTACCTAAGTTTAGTACACTTAATAAATCTTGATTTGTTCCAATTTGGTCAATGAACTAGTACTTCATCTACAATGTAGAGCCACTTTGGCAATTGACATTGAGGTTGAAACATGTTTTTCAAAAAACAACCTTTTAGCTAATGTTGAAAAAAACAATTTGAAGAAGCCGATTTTAACTTGGAGATTTTATGACTAAAATAtgtcaaatttaatataaaaacaaAGCAACATGGGTATTTAGGCCCTTTAAGTTATGCCAAATAATAGTCACTTAAGTTCTTAAAGTATTTCACGGTCAAATTAAGCCCTTtaactttttaaaaattatcaaataagtctttcaaaatttttaaaatagatGAAATAAACTCTTAGGGATAAATAAGccatttaacttttaaaaattgataaaaaaaaataataaactaTAATTTATCTCTAATATAAATTCAGCCAAGGTCGTGCACGAAAATCTTCTAGTGCATCTGTTGCATCCCAAAAtagatttataaattattatttaccgAATAGTTTAAGAAGTTTCTCTACAGAAACTATTACAAAAAAAATAAACCCATAGAGAAAATTCTTCAATCATTCAGCAAAGAACAACTTATCAATTTGCTCCAAGACGCAACAGCAGATACTTAGTGGGATGTTACAAATCAAATACATAAAATTGCTGATAAAGACCCCATGCACGGCCTTAGCTGGATTTATATTagaggaaaattattatttagtttgtTTTATCTATTTTAAAAAGTCAAGGATTTATTTGTCCTCAAAATAATAAAAAGGCTtatttaatatgtttttaaattttaaatgacTTATTTGATCTTTTTAAAATTTGAACAGCTTATTTGGATCCCGAAACATTTTAATGATCTCAAAACACTTTAATAACTTATATGACTATTGATCTATACTTTAAGGACCAAAATAGGCCTTTTGcctgaaaaaataatttttaataagctCTAATGTATTTAAGATAGTGTTTTTCTCAACATAAACTCAAACAATAATGCCGAAAGGGCCATAATCTCTCGTGCCTAGTGCAATCCCATGAATGAGTGGACTAAAATCCTACAAGATGGATGCATGAATGCCACATTGGATTTCTATTCACTACCATTTCGAAGCTAACTTCTTTCAAGGAGTAGGCAATACACAGGTATAGAATGAATAGGCTCTTCTCGTTCCTTTCTTTGAGTATGTGGCAGATATCAGTTATGGGCACCTAAACTATACTTAGTGGCATTGGAAGGCAATGTcaaacattttttattttttctatgcATAAAGGAAAGCAGTTAGGAATCAAGCTAGGTGCTCTGATTTGGTGATCTCTATAACAGTAGTAGAAAGGTGGTCTTGAACAAATCAGAATACATTCAAATTTAGCAATCAAGCTTCAATACTAAATTGAGTTACTAACAATAGGATTTCATTTCCCTAATTAAATAAATCTGGTTCATTTTGCTTCACTTTAAAACTACAACTTTTCCTTACGATTGACAAGGATAAACTTTATGCTTTGTTTGGATGGGGTGAGGAGAAAGGTAAGGAACGCTCATTAAAATAGAGGGAGGAAAGGGTAAGGGAAGTGAAGTAAAAAATTTAATCTCCTCTTTTTTGCGACCAATTGTGGGAATGGAGGAAAAGTAAAGTGCTGAAATTACTAAAATATCCTACTTTTAAAAataggagagtagtacaatatgacctagaagcattacacatttctaaggatttaacccaaaatcgttcagagtggacaaagcgaatccatatagccgaccccaaatttttgggataaaggcttagttgagttgagttgagttgagttgtatcctacttttaaaaataatatgGAGAAAATGAACAAAACACTGTTTTTATTCTTTTGATGGGTCACTTGCCCCTCCTTACACCCCAAATTGGGATGTAAAAAATTAGGAGCTTTGGGGCCTAAGGGTGGGGGTCTTACCCTTCCTTacccttcaacctcaaattaaaaCTCTCTTCCAAACAAGAGTAGGAGGATACAATCTCCCACTTACCCTTAACTCTCCCTCCTTACCCACAATCGAAACAAGTGTTAGAAATGGCAAAAGCCACTTGCGACAAGTGCCAAATTTCAAGGGATAGCATAATTGAGACAAACAACCCTTCACACCAGCTCCATAAAGATGTTACACAAACTCTTACCTTAATTCAATCCACATGCCTGGCTGAACTCCTAATTCTATAAAACAATTTGTAAAGACTGCATGAGCTTCTCACCAAAGGAATAGCCCAATAATTAACATTTGGGAATTCCAACCTGGACTCCGACCATTGAAATGTTAGTCAGGTAGTTAATGCGATGGGAAAAGCTACTTAATGTTGTAGAGGACTGGAACAAAACACCCATGTCCACATGTACAAACACACATATATAGATAGATAGGCAGACAGGCAGACTACAAGAGCACAAACAAATATATCCTTATTGGCAATCAATCAGACTACCTTGTCATTAGTTTGCATGCTCTCATCTGTAAATATGGCTTTGGAACAGCCTTTGGTTTGGGGCAAACTGGATTCTCCCAACAAGGTTTCTGTGTGTTCATTGAACCCAGATCCATCAGCTCCTACAATCTTTGAGTAAGTACTTTGTCCATGAATACAATTTAGCATTCTTCTGTCAGAATGCACATTAAAATAGTTCAGATGAGGGATTGCTTTTTGACTTTGTGCCTTGTCCAATGTGAACGGAAGCATGTTCAAAATTAATGGAAAGCTGACGTGGCCCTACAACCATTAAAACGGCAATCCACTATTATGCTGAAATTTTCCTTACATCAATTTAAGCAAGGAATGCATGGCAAGCGCAATAAATATATCCCTTACAAACTGAGGGGACATAAACATAAGACACCCAAGCCAAGGAAATTTGGATACCTGAAGTTTGACTGGTTCTCCAAACCGATTTATTGAAACACGTTGTAAATGAATGCATAAAATCTGCAAGTACATGGTAGGACATCAGCATGCCTACATAAAATTAAAACGCTCCTATACTAATACAGGAAGCAGCAACTTGGTTTCAGAGAAATAAAAGCTTGGGCAAAGTAGCAGGTAGCAGTTATTTCTTCCAAAGCTATCCTAtacataaaaagtaaaaaaaaattaaaaaatgaaatgcACACCAGCTTCAGAAAGCTCCTAACAATAGATAACAACATTTTTTCCAAGTAACCACCATCCCTTGGCCCATCCTAAATCATTCAGAAGCAAACAAATCTAGTTGCCTTTTCCTCTGGTTGGGAGCATTGGTTTCGTTATTTGATTCATAGAAAGATATTGGCCCATTGATAATCATATCACTCCTAAAAAATAGCAATGCACAAGAGGCGTTACCACTGGATTTGTCAGTTACCATcaaagtaattaaattcaatttcaatGGTTCCACATGTCATTAGCACATGTGGACAAGTGCAATAAACCCAATATCAACATTGCACATGGTATTTTTTACAAGAATTCTAGTGTACTATGTGTTCtgttaaaactagtaaaaagttCACAGTTCATACCTTTGGGCAACGAGCAATACTTAGTTGCTTTAAAGTGCGTGAAAACTTATTTGACCATGGTAGACTTTCAAGATGAGAAAGACTATGGCAGGTACAGAAATCTTGAATGCTACAACTCCTAATTTTTTCAATCTCCGTCTGAAACATGAAATCAGAACAAGTAAAAGAATAATTCCCAAAAATAGGTCCAAACAATTGTAGAACCAGACTAAGCCCAATGTAGAAGTAGACCatgtcaataaaaaaaaaaggtaaaagaaTAAGAATTAAGGGTCGAAAAAATTGACGAACTAGACTAGGCAACAAAAAAGGAGACAAGTTGGTTGAAAATTAAAGTAAGATGAAATAAGGGTCAGGAAAAATAAGAAGCATACAACAGGGTTCTCTTCAACATGGCCCTGGTCTGCTCCTCAGATGCCAACCGGCTAACTCTCAATAATTGAGAAGAATCTAGGTTATATAAATAGGAAGTCACCTCTTTTGCTCCTTTCAAAGATAAATACTTCATTGCAGCAATGTGCCAACAATGGCCGCAGTTGTAATTCTCAACTTGTTCAGCAGCAATGAATTGCTTCAAGCACTCCTCCAAAGTACATCCAGCCATCTAGTATcatcatttaaaaaattaaaatagggaTATACCCTCAGTTATAGTAAAAGTAACTACAGTGACAGAAATTCAAGGAATAATTTCAAATATGCACAATACCAAAATATTGAAACCTGTGTTAACATACAATGGTAGAACCACTTTCAAGTACTGGCAAAAGAGGTAAGCTatgaaaaaattgaaaattcaatGAAATCTGCAAAACAACAAAAGTGCAATTAAACCACATGGACCTATAAGTTATGA
It contains:
- the LOC110636404 gene encoding protein GOLVEN 2, which encodes MAKVSCKNLLLVAFFLLCFVSIGARGRSLRVAKNINEVEKIKDHEDNSFTSKGNGAPPDAEELLGMDYTGPKKNPPIHN
- the LOC110636405 gene encoding ubiquitin carboxyl-terminal hydrolase 27 isoform X1 codes for the protein MKSVICNLKYGYKSLFHVKWVSASGFHISVAGVLGVAGLLLALVRDRNLGNLTRLPWLAQRENRLEKLYFVPGLQNLGNNCFLNVILQALASCSYFQPFLQKVIEDFASAANGEWSESLHLTVALAALLEELSSFGEQRVVLNPRKVMLAMADYIQNFSLTSQQDAEEAFLHLLSSLREEFSDSYPPNESSLADAFASPNYRILAPRRREILNEQERWQQHFFGPFDGILSSILTCQSCSSQISLNFQFFHSLPLLPVLESGSTIMAGCTLEECLKQFIAAEQVENYNCGHCWHIAAMKYLSLKGAKETEIEKIRSCSIQDFCTCHSLSHLESLPWSNKFSRTLKQLSIARCPKILCIHLQRVSINRFGEPVKLQGHVSFPLILNMLPFTLDKAQSQKAIPHLNYFNVHSDRRMLNCIHGQSTYSKIVGADGSGFNEHTETLLGESSLPQTKGCSKAIFTDESMQTNDKASETSSVAPAEPLLYRLVSLVEHFGKAGGGHYTVYRSVSSQKLKEHTSEILKPSHLQWFCISDSDVSSVSEKDVLAAEASLLFYERIVEG